The proteins below are encoded in one region of Roseofilum casamattae BLCC-M143:
- a CDS encoding molybdenum cofactor guanylyltransferase has translation MSDRTHLIVDTLILAGGRSSRMGQDKALLPWQGSPMLARAIAVAKQCTRSTYIMTPWPERYQEITSVPSDGCQWIAETLAGQGPLVAFARAVDSMSSEWILLLACDLPQLDATVLHRWIHLASSVPDSILAMVPHHEGKWEPLCALYRRAIGPHLQDFITIGGDSFQQWLSQIPVYQLPVDGTVANMLHNCNCPEDLENSRL, from the coding sequence ATGTCCGATCGCACCCATCTGATTGTAGATACTCTCATCCTAGCCGGAGGTCGAAGTTCCCGAATGGGACAAGATAAGGCTTTACTGCCTTGGCAGGGTTCTCCCATGCTGGCTCGAGCGATCGCTGTCGCAAAACAATGTACTCGAAGCACCTATATTATGACACCCTGGCCGGAGCGCTATCAGGAAATAACCTCTGTTCCTTCTGATGGTTGTCAATGGATCGCAGAAACCCTAGCGGGACAGGGGCCTTTAGTCGCATTTGCCCGAGCTGTAGATTCCATGTCCTCAGAATGGATATTACTTCTCGCGTGCGATCTACCACAACTCGATGCAACCGTTCTCCATAGATGGATCCATCTGGCCTCGAGCGTCCCGGATTCAATATTAGCCATGGTTCCCCATCATGAAGGAAAATGGGAACCCTTGTGCGCTTTGTATCGCCGAGCGATCGGCCCCCACCTCCAGGACTTTATTACCATTGGAGGAGACTCATTTCAGCAGTGGCTCTCCCAAATTCCCGTCTATCAATTACCGGTTGATGGGACAGTTGCCAACATGCTGCATAACTGTAACTGTCCTGAAGACCTCGAAAATAGCCGATTATAG
- a CDS encoding metal-dependent phosphohydrolase yields MSSQSARRIRYCIQYLKTAYRFTYGKKQPDYADLIATTAAQTLEAIARSDAAYHNLDHTMQVALVGQEILRGKYCCEENISSEEWTHFILSLLCHDIGYIKGICQGDRPEKYCFVTGVEDNCVTLLPHATGASLTPFHVDRSQLFVAENFSDIPLIDIKILQKNIELTRFPVPQDKLHSDIIGYPGLTRAADLIGQLSDPNYLTKIPALFQEFEETGGNKIMGYRKPEDVRASYPKFYWNIVSNYIHHGIRYLEATLEGQPVIENLYNNVRQVEKELTLAVA; encoded by the coding sequence ATGTCTAGTCAATCAGCTCGAAGAATTCGTTATTGCATTCAGTATTTAAAGACAGCTTATCGTTTCACCTACGGCAAAAAACAACCAGATTATGCCGATTTAATCGCTACAACTGCGGCGCAAACCCTAGAAGCGATCGCTCGAAGTGACGCTGCTTACCATAATCTAGATCATACCATGCAAGTGGCATTGGTCGGTCAAGAAATTTTACGAGGTAAGTATTGCTGTGAAGAGAATATCTCCAGTGAGGAATGGACGCATTTTATCTTGTCGCTACTTTGCCATGATATTGGTTATATTAAGGGAATTTGCCAAGGCGATCGCCCCGAAAAATATTGCTTTGTTACTGGAGTAGAAGATAACTGCGTGACCCTCTTGCCCCATGCGACGGGTGCAAGCCTAACTCCATTTCATGTCGATCGCAGCCAGTTATTTGTCGCCGAAAACTTTAGCGATATTCCCCTTATTGATATCAAAATCTTGCAAAAGAATATCGAGCTAACTCGCTTTCCCGTTCCGCAAGACAAATTGCATAGTGATATCATAGGCTATCCGGGGCTTACTCGCGCTGCCGATCTCATCGGACAACTGAGCGACCCTAATTATTTGACCAAAATTCCGGCCTTGTTTCAAGAATTTGAAGAAACCGGAGGGAATAAAATTATGGGATACCGGAAACCGGAAGATGTCCGAGCAAGCTACCCCAAATTTTACTGGAATATTGTGTCTAATTATATCCACCACGGCATTCGCTATTTGGAAGCAACTTTGGAAGGGCAACCCGTCATCGAGAACCTATATAATAATGTCCGGCAAGTGGAGAAAGAGTTAACTTTAGCCGTTGCTTAA
- the ruvC gene encoding crossover junction endodeoxyribonuclease RuvC yields MQKQRILGLDPGLARLGFAIIDCEQVKQEEEDRFSPLDFGIVQTSSKQPLGDRLSTIYNDLQAVVSQWKPDLAAVEKLFFYRMGNTILVAQARGIVLLVLAQHQIPIVEYTPAQVKKTLTGYGNADKEDVQEAVMHELGLDYIPKPDDAADALGIALTAWFWQT; encoded by the coding sequence ATGCAAAAACAACGAATACTGGGTTTAGATCCGGGGTTAGCTCGCCTCGGGTTTGCGATTATTGACTGCGAGCAGGTAAAACAGGAGGAAGAAGATCGCTTCAGTCCGCTAGATTTTGGGATCGTTCAAACTTCCAGCAAGCAGCCCCTCGGCGATCGCCTTTCGACCATTTACAATGACCTGCAAGCGGTCGTTTCTCAGTGGAAACCCGATCTTGCCGCAGTGGAGAAGCTATTTTTTTATCGTATGGGAAATACCATTCTCGTCGCTCAAGCGCGCGGGATAGTGCTCCTAGTTCTGGCGCAACATCAAATTCCTATTGTTGAATATACCCCCGCTCAGGTAAAGAAAACTCTTACCGGGTATGGTAATGCAGATAAAGAAGACGTACAAGAGGCCGTAATGCACGAATTAGGGTTAGACTATATTCCGAAACCTGATGATGCAGCCGATGCCTTGGGTATTGCTCTCACTGCTTGGTTTTGGCAAACTTAA
- a CDS encoding UbiD family decarboxylase has product MARDLRGFIQLLEERGQLRRIKAQVDPDLEIAEIANRMLQVGGPGLLFENVKGSPFPIAINLMGTVERICWAMNMNDPLELEELGKKLGMLQQPKPPKKISQAIDFGKVLFDVVKAKPGRNFFPACQQIIIDENNLDLNTLPLIRPYPGDAGKIITLGLVITKDCETGIPNVGVYRLQLQSAKTMTVHWLSVRGGARHLRKAAENGKKLEIAIALGVDPLIIMAAATPIPVDLSEWLFAGLYGGSGVSLAQCKTVDLQVPADSEFVLEGTITPGEVLPDGPFGDHMGYYGGVEDSPLIRFQCMTHRKNPVYLTTFSGRPPKEEAMMAIALNRIYTPILRQQVSEIVDFFLPMEALSYKAAIISIDKAYPGQAKRAALAFWSALPQFTYTKFVIVVDKDINIRDPRQVVWAISSKVDPSRDVFILPETPFDTLDFASQKVGLGGRMGVDATTKIYPETTHEWGAVLESDPTVAATVDGRWQEYGLGDISLMEVNPNVFGYEMPPTFSSEKLP; this is encoded by the coding sequence ATGGCCAGAGACCTACGCGGATTTATCCAACTGCTCGAAGAACGCGGACAACTGCGGCGCATCAAAGCGCAGGTCGATCCCGACCTAGAAATTGCCGAAATTGCCAACCGAATGCTGCAAGTTGGAGGGCCGGGGTTACTCTTTGAAAATGTCAAAGGATCGCCATTTCCCATCGCCATTAACCTCATGGGAACTGTCGAGCGTATCTGTTGGGCCATGAACATGAACGATCCCCTAGAACTTGAAGAACTCGGCAAAAAACTAGGGATGCTCCAACAACCGAAACCGCCGAAAAAAATCTCGCAAGCCATTGATTTTGGGAAAGTCTTATTTGATGTAGTCAAAGCCAAACCCGGACGCAACTTTTTTCCCGCCTGCCAACAAATTATTATCGACGAAAATAACCTCGATCTCAATACTTTACCTCTGATTCGTCCCTATCCTGGAGATGCCGGAAAAATTATCACCTTGGGATTAGTCATTACCAAAGACTGCGAAACCGGAATTCCCAACGTTGGGGTCTATCGCTTGCAATTGCAGTCGGCGAAAACCATGACCGTCCATTGGCTATCGGTACGGGGAGGAGCGCGTCATTTACGGAAAGCTGCCGAGAACGGGAAAAAACTCGAGATTGCGATCGCCCTCGGCGTTGACCCCCTCATCATTATGGCCGCTGCCACCCCCATTCCCGTCGATCTCTCCGAATGGCTGTTTGCCGGACTCTACGGAGGTTCGGGTGTCAGTTTAGCTCAGTGCAAAACCGTCGATTTGCAAGTCCCCGCTGACTCTGAATTCGTCCTCGAAGGCACTATTACTCCGGGAGAAGTCTTGCCCGACGGTCCTTTTGGCGACCACATGGGCTATTATGGTGGCGTGGAAGACTCGCCCTTGATTCGCTTCCAATGCATGACTCACCGGAAAAATCCAGTATATTTAACTACTTTCAGCGGCCGGCCGCCCAAAGAAGAAGCCATGATGGCGATCGCCCTGAACCGGATCTATACCCCCATTCTCCGGCAACAAGTCTCCGAAATAGTCGATTTCTTCCTCCCCATGGAAGCCCTCAGCTACAAAGCCGCCATCATCTCCATCGACAAAGCTTATCCCGGCCAAGCCAAACGAGCCGCCCTCGCCTTTTGGAGCGCCCTACCTCAATTCACCTATACTAAATTCGTTATTGTCGTCGATAAAGACATTAATATTCGCGATCCTCGCCAAGTCGTTTGGGCCATCTCCTCCAAAGTCGATCCTTCGCGAGATGTCTTTATTCTGCCCGAAACCCCGTTTGATACCCTAGATTTTGCCAGTCAAAAAGTCGGTTTAGGCGGACGAATGGGCGTTGATGCCACCACAAAAATCTACCCGGAAACCACTCACGAATGGGGGGCTGTTCTCGAGTCCGATCCGACCGTAGCAGCCACAGTTGACGGGCGCTGGCAAGAATATGGATTGGGAGATATCTCCCTGATGGAAGTCAACCCCAATGTATTTGGCTATGAAATGCCCCCAACTTTTTCGAGTGAGAAACTTCCGTAA
- a CDS encoding M48 family metallopeptidase — MSQKNPPPSNRELLILLGIAVAAIAVIVWGFFAIADFAIMQIPVSVEQKLGALVVPAYEQQAKDSIQQDSLNQLLDRLETHLDDGERNYRLFYVDEPTVNAIAIPGDVIVIFAGLLESVESENELMMVLGHELGHFAHRDHLRRLGRTLAVRMAIATVFGNVDWLNNAGGIIAAVSNARYSQGQEQNADRFGLKLLYQTYGHVAGATDFFARLSEERNQNWAFLASHPAPQKRVATLEKKIKQDQYPIRAKVPLPASLQYQN, encoded by the coding sequence ATGAGCCAGAAAAATCCGCCACCGAGCAACCGAGAATTGTTGATTTTATTAGGAATAGCAGTCGCAGCGATCGCAGTTATTGTTTGGGGATTTTTTGCGATCGCAGATTTTGCCATTATGCAAATTCCCGTCAGTGTCGAACAAAAGTTAGGCGCGTTAGTTGTCCCTGCTTACGAACAACAAGCCAAAGACTCCATCCAACAAGATAGTTTAAATCAATTGCTCGATCGCTTGGAAACTCATTTAGACGACGGAGAGCGAAATTATCGACTCTTTTATGTGGACGAACCTACCGTAAATGCGATCGCCATTCCTGGAGATGTTATCGTTATTTTTGCCGGATTATTAGAGAGCGTAGAGTCCGAAAACGAGCTAATGATGGTGCTCGGTCACGAATTAGGGCATTTCGCTCACCGCGACCATTTACGCCGCTTGGGGCGCACGCTAGCCGTTCGTATGGCGATCGCGACCGTCTTTGGAAACGTAGATTGGCTGAATAATGCGGGTGGAATTATCGCTGCGGTAAGCAACGCTCGTTATTCCCAAGGTCAAGAACAAAATGCCGATCGCTTTGGCTTAAAATTACTGTATCAAACCTACGGTCATGTGGCTGGTGCCACCGACTTTTTTGCTCGATTAAGCGAAGAAAGAAACCAAAATTGGGCTTTTCTCGCCAGCCACCCCGCACCGCAAAAACGAGTCGCTACTCTCGAAAAAAAAATCAAACAAGACCAATATCCTATTAGAGCTAAAGTACCTTTACCTGCAAGTTTGCAGTACCAAAACTAA
- a CDS encoding C40 family peptidase, which yields MTLESLDTTLTYRCTDNLDLYSTSQCQELGTQAARDRKFRILATPEQNAIPVLLLEDDYSGWLSNTDLDKIEPTSDGYYPVSVSRIEIEERIDRAIAYTRNAMDGPQKYLWGGNLGPDYDCSGLIQTAFVSVGIWIPRDAYQQQYWTQPISLDELQPGDLIFFASKQRVDHVALYVGDGQYIHSSGTSTGRNGIAIDRLSTEGDAIGQYYYSIICGAGRIMSSYLSQGKPDVWPSRESLFIK from the coding sequence ATGACACTCGAATCCCTAGATACTACGCTGACCTATCGCTGCACCGATAATCTCGATTTATATAGCACCTCGCAATGTCAAGAACTGGGGACTCAAGCAGCCCGCGATCGCAAATTTAGAATATTAGCAACGCCAGAACAGAATGCTATTCCTGTCTTGCTCTTAGAAGATGATTATTCTGGCTGGTTATCTAACACCGATCTCGATAAAATCGAACCTACTTCCGATGGCTATTATCCAGTTTCTGTCTCGAGAATTGAAATAGAAGAGCGAATCGATCGCGCGATCGCCTATACTCGAAATGCCATGGATGGACCGCAGAAATATCTCTGGGGAGGCAACCTCGGACCGGATTACGATTGTTCTGGATTAATCCAAACTGCATTTGTTTCTGTAGGCATTTGGATTCCCAGAGATGCCTATCAACAACAATACTGGACTCAACCCATTTCTTTAGATGAACTGCAACCGGGAGACCTCATCTTTTTTGCTTCTAAACAACGAGTCGATCACGTTGCTTTATATGTCGGAGATGGGCAATATATTCATAGTTCCGGTACATCGACAGGACGCAATGGTATTGCGATCGATCGCCTTTCTACAGAAGGAGATGCCATCGGTCAATATTATTATTCCATCATTTGTGGTGCCGGTCGCATTATGTCTAGTTATCTCAGTCAAGGAAAACCCGATGTCTGGCCGAGTCGCGAGAGTTTATTCATTAAATAG
- a CDS encoding TIGR00266 family protein: MQHEIRYRPAFAAIFVTLQPGEQVIAEAGAMVSMDGALSMKTEWSGGVFSAFVRKFLGGESLFINRFMNSSDRPLTVVLTQSLIGDIEGVDLQGRSLCLQPGAYIACDPQVKLGVRWAGFSSWFAGEGLFKLKVSGNGKVFFGAYGGLTKHTVSGEFIVDNSHLVAYSPNLKMGVSLSGGLLGSITSGEGFVNRITGKGTVYLQSRSISGLVDFLRPKAR, encoded by the coding sequence GTGCAACATGAGATTCGCTATCGGCCGGCATTCGCGGCTATTTTTGTAACTCTTCAGCCTGGAGAACAGGTTATTGCTGAAGCAGGAGCAATGGTTAGTATGGATGGTGCTTTATCCATGAAAACCGAGTGGTCTGGAGGGGTGTTTTCTGCCTTTGTGCGCAAGTTTTTAGGGGGCGAGTCCCTATTTATTAATCGATTTATGAATAGCAGCGATCGCCCATTAACGGTTGTCTTAACTCAATCGCTCATTGGCGATATTGAAGGGGTCGATTTACAAGGACGTTCTCTTTGCCTGCAACCTGGAGCATACATTGCCTGCGATCCGCAAGTCAAGTTAGGCGTGCGCTGGGCTGGATTTTCTAGTTGGTTTGCCGGGGAAGGGTTATTTAAACTGAAAGTGAGCGGAAACGGTAAGGTGTTTTTTGGCGCTTATGGCGGACTCACAAAACATACTGTATCCGGAGAATTTATCGTCGATAACAGTCATTTAGTTGCCTATAGTCCCAATCTAAAAATGGGGGTGAGCTTATCGGGAGGATTGCTGGGTTCGATTACCTCTGGAGAAGGATTCGTTAACCGAATTACTGGCAAGGGAACCGTTTATTTACAGTCGCGGAGCATCAGCGGACTAGTCGATTTCTTGCGTCCGAAAGCTCGCTAA
- a CDS encoding TIGR00266 family protein — translation MSEIVYKIEHSPAYASLVLDLNRQQKVLVEASAMAAMDTTLTMKSKMRGGLMKSVGRMLGGESMFINEFTADNGAGKIYISPGVPGDIEYYSLQGNNGLMVQGSGFVACSETVDLDTKFQGLQGFFTGESLFFLRASGTGDFWFSSYGAIIEIPVDGSFVVDTGYIVAFEETLQYNVEMIGGLSFKGLKTGILGGEGLVCRFNGRGRLWIQTRAIYPLMNFLYPFRPVKDRS, via the coding sequence ATGTCAGAAATCGTTTATAAAATCGAACATTCCCCTGCTTATGCCTCTCTGGTGTTGGATTTAAATCGCCAACAGAAGGTATTAGTAGAAGCTTCGGCTATGGCAGCCATGGATACCACCTTAACCATGAAATCGAAAATGCGCGGCGGCTTGATGAAAAGCGTCGGTAGAATGTTGGGTGGCGAGTCTATGTTTATTAATGAGTTTACGGCAGATAATGGAGCCGGAAAAATCTATATTTCACCCGGAGTTCCTGGAGATATCGAATATTATTCATTGCAAGGAAATAATGGTTTGATGGTACAAGGTTCGGGGTTTGTTGCCTGTAGCGAGACCGTCGATCTCGATACAAAATTTCAGGGACTGCAAGGCTTTTTTACTGGCGAATCTCTGTTCTTTCTGCGCGCTAGTGGAACGGGCGATTTTTGGTTTAGTTCCTATGGAGCAATTATCGAAATTCCCGTAGATGGAAGTTTTGTGGTGGATACGGGATATATTGTCGCTTTTGAAGAGACTCTACAATACAATGTAGAAATGATTGGTGGACTATCGTTTAAGGGATTAAAAACCGGTATTTTAGGCGGAGAAGGTTTAGTCTGTCGGTTCAACGGCCGAGGACGGTTATGGATTCAAACTCGGGCGATTTATCCTCTGATGAATTTCTTATATCCATTTCGACCTGTCAAAGATCGGAGTTAG
- a CDS encoding ion transporter → MFSFSVRQTVNQCLGIETLSGRLVNLTIISLVIISSAIFVIQTYSLPEDIQHLLTLTNTCILIAFIVEYGLRLWCSENKINTFFSIYSIIDLFIFVPFILGLFDIGVGFSHNLSWFRILHLARFLRAKMFLGIIDSEKELVVTRIVFILCSIIFVYSGLIYQIEHSINNPSFRTFFDALYFSVVTMTTVGFGDITPLSEPGRWITLAMILTGIALIPWQISELIKHFVREAQKANTKCPSCGLSVHDLDANFCKLCGANLASKESS, encoded by the coding sequence ATGTTCTCTTTTTCTGTTCGTCAAACCGTCAATCAATGCTTGGGTATCGAAACCTTATCCGGACGGCTCGTTAATCTTACTATTATTAGCCTAGTTATTATCTCCTCGGCAATTTTCGTCATTCAAACCTATTCCTTACCCGAAGATATACAACACTTGCTGACCCTCACCAATACTTGTATCCTGATTGCCTTTATTGTGGAATATGGCTTGCGCTTGTGGTGTTCTGAGAACAAAATCAACACCTTCTTTAGTATTTACTCAATTATCGATCTATTTATCTTCGTTCCCTTCATCCTCGGACTATTCGATATCGGCGTTGGGTTCTCGCACAATTTAAGCTGGTTTCGCATCTTACATTTAGCTCGCTTTCTCCGAGCCAAAATGTTTCTGGGAATCATTGATTCTGAAAAAGAATTGGTAGTCACTCGCATTGTCTTTATTCTCTGTTCTATTATTTTTGTCTATTCCGGTTTGATTTATCAAATCGAGCATTCAATTAATAATCCATCATTCCGCACATTTTTCGATGCACTCTACTTTTCTGTAGTCACGATGACCACTGTTGGGTTCGGCGATATTACCCCATTATCCGAACCCGGTCGCTGGATTACTTTAGCCATGATTTTGACTGGAATTGCATTGATTCCTTGGCAAATTAGCGAGCTAATTAAACATTTTGTTCGGGAGGCACAAAAAGCTAATACAAAATGTCCGAGTTGTGGTTTATCCGTCCACGATCTCGATGCCAACTTCTGTAAATTATGTGGAGCGAATTTAGCCTCTAAGGAGAGTTCTTAA
- a CDS encoding TIGR00266 family protein → MDIELVKQPDSAIAKITLDAGEELVAQAGAMVAMSGFINTSTTLRQGKGGGIMGGLKRMLGGESLFLSVFRSPTPNGEVLLAPKLMGDLLAYQMEGRELIVQAGSYLACASDVVIDIGFPGLKSLFSGEAIFWLRIGGYGPVLLTSFGAVYEIEVNGEYVVDTGHIVAFESSLTFTIGKANSSWFGAFFGGEGFICRFQGQGKVYCQTHNPGTFGSTIGSQLPER, encoded by the coding sequence ATGGATATTGAATTAGTAAAACAACCGGATAGCGCGATCGCAAAAATCACCCTCGATGCTGGAGAAGAACTCGTAGCCCAAGCCGGTGCCATGGTGGCTATGAGCGGTTTTATCAACACCAGTACCACCCTGCGTCAAGGTAAAGGGGGCGGCATTATGGGCGGACTAAAACGCATGTTAGGGGGCGAATCTTTATTTCTCAGCGTGTTTCGCTCGCCCACCCCAAATGGAGAAGTTTTGCTCGCTCCAAAATTGATGGGAGATCTGCTCGCTTACCAGATGGAAGGACGAGAACTCATCGTGCAAGCTGGATCCTATTTAGCTTGTGCCTCTGATGTGGTTATCGATATCGGGTTTCCAGGATTAAAATCTCTATTTTCAGGAGAAGCAATCTTCTGGTTGCGCATTGGCGGATACGGGCCGGTTTTGTTAACTTCATTTGGTGCAGTTTACGAAATTGAGGTCAATGGAGAATATGTAGTGGATACCGGGCATATTGTTGCTTTTGAAAGTAGCTTAACTTTCACCATTGGTAAAGCAAACTCCAGTTGGTTTGGCGCATTTTTCGGTGGAGAAGGATTTATCTGTCGCTTCCAAGGTCAAGGAAAAGTCTATTGTCAAACCCATAATCCCGGTACATTTGGTTCTACCATTGGTTCGCAACTCCCAGAACGATAG
- the pyrE gene encoding orotate phosphoribosyltransferase: MAPVSSEFTPSWFTLDVTVLRQHLLDLFCQVAYQEGEFVLSSGQTSSYYINSKPVTLHPQGAVAVGRLLLQEIPTDTEAVAGLTLGADPIVSSVSVVSVYEERAIAALIVRKEAKGHGTRAYIEGPSLAPGSPVVVLEDVVTTGQSAMKAVDRLRAVGYRVDRAIALVDRQQGGAQFYQSEGLTFQSLFTISDLQQRYQQLRTQND, from the coding sequence ATGGCTCCAGTCAGTTCTGAGTTTACTCCCTCTTGGTTTACCCTTGATGTAACCGTGCTGCGCCAGCACTTGTTAGATTTATTTTGCCAAGTGGCTTATCAGGAAGGGGAGTTTGTGCTCTCTTCCGGTCAAACGAGTTCCTATTACATCAATAGCAAACCGGTTACTCTCCATCCCCAAGGTGCTGTAGCGGTAGGACGGCTGCTGTTGCAAGAGATCCCGACCGATACGGAAGCTGTGGCAGGATTAACGTTGGGAGCCGATCCCATTGTGAGTTCGGTGAGTGTCGTTTCTGTTTATGAAGAACGGGCGATCGCAGCTTTAATCGTGCGCAAGGAAGCTAAAGGTCACGGGACTCGGGCTTATATTGAAGGGCCCTCTCTCGCACCAGGAAGTCCGGTTGTTGTTCTCGAAGATGTAGTCACTACAGGACAATCGGCGATGAAAGCTGTGGATCGCTTGCGAGCTGTAGGCTATCGGGTCGATCGCGCGATCGCTTTGGTCGATCGCCAACAGGGAGGTGCTCAATTCTACCAGTCCGAAGGACTTACATTCCAATCTCTATTTACCATTTCCGATCTACAGCAGCGCTATCAACAGCTCCGCACTCAAAACGATTGA
- a CDS encoding mechanosensitive ion channel domain-containing protein, with protein MPKSRRSRRSKRRLRYVVVAAMAIAFTSGVEVAPTQMKSALAQDEAVELIEELVGEATPVEAEVVDEAPAPMPISTGDPDIPVDELKLLVKPLTLGELEIEAEAWLSLLQGKVREITNQEIAIKRKNRKIEETEDAVKALEEAEKNLEAAQQAEETQGVGSEAALNQAEKAQEALEKAQESVLQANEAEQAIQEDEELKATVESTVEGDTEHGDEEVEALLDTNVDTEDAEAAQESIEDAAALLESELGSDEAAAEGDTPEDPEATAEDEAIAEGEEAPAIEATDEKIEQLEEVEAQLAEAAAAEEDVKQELVVEVTQLQTEQTATADRLKVILDAMDQRGGDTESYRQYIIAISGIEIDINDTQGLMVRLMGWARSEEGGLRWAKNVGIFVGIVAISVIIAWVGGGWLESLFLKTSFASELMENFLVMVFRRGTVTVGVLLGLTALEVSLGPLIALLGGASFVLAFALQSNLGNLASGLMLMINKPFDVGDEVKVGGMWVLVESISLANTTFRSWDNELISVPNNTVWNSNIYNLTHAPFRKVKHQLRLNVNEDLTRVKELLVEIVKSHPKVIQDKYIGTYVYWYQEDHIPITVACWATKDDFWYVWEDTLIMIQERFKQEGIKIAIPTQVEIQYEFNQGEMASLPPSLSSTAPSFAKNS; from the coding sequence ATGCCAAAATCCAGACGATCCAGACGATCCAAACGGCGATTGCGCTATGTTGTTGTGGCAGCAATGGCGATCGCCTTTACCAGTGGGGTAGAAGTAGCTCCCACTCAGATGAAATCGGCTCTGGCGCAAGACGAAGCCGTCGAACTGATCGAAGAACTGGTGGGAGAAGCGACTCCCGTTGAAGCTGAAGTTGTGGACGAAGCTCCAGCTCCCATGCCCATCAGTACCGGAGACCCCGATATTCCGGTTGACGAACTCAAGCTGCTGGTGAAACCTCTCACCTTAGGCGAGCTGGAAATTGAAGCCGAAGCGTGGCTATCTCTGCTCCAGGGCAAAGTTCGGGAAATTACCAACCAGGAAATTGCGATTAAGCGCAAAAATCGCAAGATTGAGGAAACCGAAGATGCTGTTAAAGCTCTCGAAGAAGCGGAAAAAAACCTAGAGGCAGCGCAACAGGCTGAAGAAACTCAAGGAGTCGGTAGCGAGGCCGCTTTAAACCAAGCTGAGAAAGCCCAAGAAGCCCTAGAAAAAGCTCAAGAGTCCGTCCTCCAAGCCAATGAAGCCGAGCAAGCTATCCAGGAAGACGAAGAACTCAAAGCAACAGTTGAATCGACTGTAGAAGGCGATACCGAGCATGGTGACGAAGAAGTCGAAGCTCTGCTAGATACTAATGTCGATACTGAAGATGCGGAAGCAGCTCAGGAAAGTATCGAGGATGCGGCAGCATTACTCGAGTCGGAACTCGGTTCTGATGAGGCAGCTGCTGAAGGAGACACTCCAGAAGATCCAGAAGCGACAGCCGAGGATGAGGCAATTGCCGAAGGAGAAGAAGCTCCAGCCATTGAAGCAACTGACGAGAAAATCGAGCAACTTGAGGAGGTTGAAGCTCAGTTAGCAGAAGCTGCAGCCGCAGAAGAAGACGTGAAGCAGGAGTTGGTGGTTGAGGTCACCCAACTGCAAACCGAACAAACGGCTACCGCAGACCGCTTGAAGGTTATCTTAGATGCCATGGATCAGCGCGGAGGAGATACCGAATCCTATCGCCAATATATCATTGCCATTAGCGGTATTGAAATCGATATTAATGATACCCAAGGGTTAATGGTACGGCTTATGGGCTGGGCCCGTTCTGAAGAAGGGGGTCTGCGCTGGGCGAAAAACGTCGGTATTTTCGTCGGTATTGTTGCTATTTCGGTGATAATAGCTTGGGTTGGCGGCGGATGGCTGGAATCTCTGTTCCTCAAAACCTCTTTTGCTTCCGAGCTGATGGAAAACTTTTTGGTGATGGTGTTCCGTCGAGGAACGGTTACTGTTGGGGTTCTGCTCGGCTTAACTGCCCTCGAGGTGAGTCTCGGACCGCTCATCGCTCTACTTGGGGGTGCCAGTTTCGTGCTTGCCTTCGCGCTGCAAAGCAACTTGGGTAACTTAGCTAGCGGCTTGATGTTGATGATTAACAAACCCTTTGATGTGGGCGATGAAGTCAAAGTTGGCGGCATGTGGGTGCTGGTTGAGTCCATTAGCTTAGCAAATACCACCTTTAGAAGTTGGGATAACGAGCTGATTAGCGTACCCAACAATACCGTTTGGAATAGCAATATCTATAACCTTACCCATGCCCCATTCCGGAAAGTCAAGCACCAGCTTCGACTGAATGTGAATGAAGATCTCACTCGGGTGAAAGAGCTATTAGTCGAGATCGTCAAGTCGCACCCCAAAGTGATCCAAGATAAGTACATCGGGACTTATGTCTATTGGTATCAAGAGGATCATATTCCCATCACTGTGGCTTGCTGGGCAACTAAAGACGATTTCTGGTATGTCTGGGAAGATACCCTGATTATGATTCAGGAGCGGTTCAAGCAAGAAGGGATTAAAATCGCGATTCCCACCCAGGTGGAAATTCAATACGAGTTTAACCAAGGCGAGATGGCTAGTCTTCCTCCTTCTCTTTCGAGTACGGCTCCAAGTTTTGCCAAAAATAGCTAA